A section of the Dehalococcoidales bacterium genome encodes:
- a CDS encoding ATP-binding protein, which yields MTPANHSGEEEAACPICGGGGVVHPIDELGKPRYDRTVPCECSRERILRERYKQMLSRCQLPAATAGWTFENFDSSGPLEEAYGLALELAEGRGDLRWLTLVGPVDVGKSHLAVAICRRWIDRGQAARYVLVPLMLEELRASYNREGEYDRLMDFLLTVPLLVLDDLGTQKPTEWAVEKLMQIVDYRYVNGLHMVVTTNRSVDDLPGDTERRIGSRLLRASFARVVYIDAPEYRIRERDAHASEA from the coding sequence TTGACCCCAGCAAACCACTCCGGTGAGGAAGAGGCTGCTTGCCCTATCTGTGGCGGCGGTGGGGTAGTACATCCGATTGATGAGTTGGGTAAGCCGCGATATGACCGGACCGTGCCCTGCGAGTGCTCGCGGGAGCGGATTTTGCGAGAGCGGTATAAGCAGATGCTGAGCCGGTGTCAGCTTCCGGCCGCTACCGCTGGCTGGACATTCGAGAACTTTGACTCTAGCGGACCGCTTGAGGAAGCCTACGGACTGGCGCTAGAGCTTGCCGAAGGACGTGGCGATTTAAGGTGGCTGACGCTGGTAGGTCCGGTCGATGTGGGAAAATCCCACCTGGCGGTGGCTATCTGCCGGCGTTGGATTGATAGGGGGCAAGCGGCACGCTACGTGCTGGTACCGCTCATGCTTGAGGAACTGCGGGCAAGCTACAACCGTGAAGGGGAATACGACCGGCTGATGGATTTCTTGCTCACGGTGCCGCTCTTGGTGCTTGACGACCTGGGGACGCAGAAACCCACCGAATGGGCGGTGGAGAAGCTGATGCAAATAGTTGACTACCGCTACGTGAACGGGTTGCACATGGTGGTGACGACAAATCGATCCGTTGATGATCTGCCTGGAGATACTGAGCGGCGCATTGGTAGTCGATTACTGAGAGCCAGCTTCGCTAGGGTAGTTTAT